One stretch of Candidatus Zixiibacteriota bacterium DNA includes these proteins:
- a CDS encoding sigma 54-interacting transcriptional regulator, whose translation MKLSSPRIAFDNRLLAIEEQFRQRKYTVALRELSELSESDFETQAYDVGLYLSLAADAGFHEGNYKNSIEFGLRSARVLAGFPSNRRFGRVQLILAKSYLGLGDIKNADMRARDALASFRRASDVVGQVDSFNQLAYVSYIRCDYHAAIKFLEDAAGMLDDNPRKIAQLTGNMGTMRVHVGQWAQAEAELNSALKANTELGFETAQAINLLSLGFLALKRRQFKESRRNFDTAMELIDRQDRKREKVIALKYSAELALEKGDVFQSKALAINAYQSGLLLAPDSALVSQAARRLADVELALDNLDDAMKYGQKALDLATTLGELTEVGLARRVIARVYATRSEYDEALENIKNAVEDIRSVDDPFELARTLLWSASLMIEANSDDDRKIRSTFDEAHRLFRKLGSEYWVAETNFKAGMFACQRGDLSTGFKKLSRAEKRFAALGEKARVRSVNIFLQSLSDQAVALSISQENEFKIFGNLISPDELSDLKTSQLAEILSVLLRKTGADRAVIYTPDYESDPVIATLSLSKHQVNKFCQNFKSLLDEEISRNKPTLNLDCRRDPFINDLLADIPDVVASMIVVPFRMTDGIVSYLYVDRLTNDGTLRPFDQKTLNFAVGFSDLIAFKWAEILKNKLLEDNRRLKDQLREQAAFPNIITQNEQMLEMLSQVRQVLNSNISITIEGETGTGKDLLARAIHYNSIRREKRFVSVNCAALPETLLESELFGFVRGAFTGADRDKSGLFEEADGGTFFLDEIADMPLSVQAKILRVLESKEIVRLGDTKPRSVDVRIVSATNKDLKTQMDAGLFRQDLYYRLSALSFRLSPLRERKGDIPLLVAHFLEGSNKQIDPSVMKFLVAHDWPGNIRELDNEIKKLILLVGDNDVITPEVVSPQLRSATGSVGTQSGTSEISLDEVEFSSSYSLYDYLSEYERRFIIRALREKRGVKKHAAAMLNIPESTLRLKIKQYGIDPKHLSRLH comes from the coding sequence ATGAAGCTTTCCTCACCAAGAATCGCCTTCGACAATCGGCTACTTGCGATTGAAGAACAGTTCCGGCAGCGTAAGTACACTGTGGCTTTGCGTGAGTTGTCCGAATTATCTGAATCGGATTTTGAAACCCAGGCATACGATGTCGGGCTGTACCTTTCATTAGCCGCCGACGCAGGTTTTCACGAAGGTAATTATAAAAACAGCATAGAATTCGGCCTTCGCAGTGCCCGGGTGCTGGCTGGTTTTCCATCCAATCGTCGCTTCGGACGGGTACAGCTCATTCTGGCGAAATCATATCTTGGACTTGGCGATATTAAGAATGCGGATATGCGTGCTCGCGATGCTTTGGCTTCTTTCCGTCGGGCGAGTGATGTTGTGGGGCAAGTGGATTCTTTTAACCAACTTGCATATGTGAGTTACATCCGCTGCGACTACCATGCGGCCATCAAGTTCCTTGAGGATGCGGCCGGGATGCTTGACGACAACCCACGGAAGATAGCGCAGCTGACTGGCAACATGGGAACAATGCGCGTGCATGTGGGCCAGTGGGCGCAGGCCGAAGCGGAGCTTAACTCTGCCCTGAAAGCTAATACGGAACTCGGTTTTGAAACTGCGCAGGCGATCAACCTCTTATCATTAGGCTTCCTGGCTCTCAAACGACGTCAGTTCAAAGAATCGCGTCGGAATTTTGATACGGCTATGGAGCTTATTGATCGTCAAGATCGTAAGCGTGAGAAAGTAATTGCCCTCAAGTACTCAGCCGAGCTGGCTCTGGAAAAAGGGGATGTCTTTCAGTCCAAAGCCCTCGCTATCAACGCCTATCAGTCCGGATTGTTGCTGGCTCCGGATTCTGCCCTGGTTTCCCAGGCTGCCCGGCGTCTGGCCGATGTTGAACTGGCCCTGGATAATCTTGACGATGCCATGAAATATGGCCAAAAGGCACTTGACCTGGCCACAACTCTGGGCGAGTTGACAGAAGTAGGCCTGGCTCGTCGGGTAATCGCAAGAGTGTATGCTACTCGATCAGAATACGATGAGGCACTGGAGAATATAAAGAACGCTGTCGAAGACATTCGGAGCGTTGACGACCCATTTGAACTGGCTCGCACATTGTTGTGGTCGGCTTCTTTGATGATTGAAGCTAATTCTGATGACGATCGCAAGATCAGGAGTACATTCGACGAAGCCCATCGGCTTTTCCGAAAACTTGGTTCTGAATATTGGGTAGCTGAGACCAATTTCAAGGCTGGTATGTTTGCCTGTCAACGGGGTGATTTATCCACTGGTTTCAAGAAATTGAGCCGGGCCGAAAAGAGATTCGCGGCACTGGGCGAAAAGGCACGGGTGAGATCGGTCAACATATTCCTGCAATCGTTATCCGATCAGGCTGTGGCTCTGTCAATCTCACAGGAAAATGAGTTCAAGATTTTCGGCAACCTGATCAGCCCCGATGAATTGTCCGATCTTAAGACCAGCCAATTGGCCGAGATTCTTTCTGTCTTGCTCAGGAAGACCGGGGCCGACCGAGCTGTCATTTATACTCCCGATTACGAGAGTGATCCGGTCATTGCTACATTGTCACTATCTAAGCATCAAGTGAACAAGTTCTGTCAGAACTTCAAAAGTTTGCTCGACGAGGAAATCAGTCGCAACAAGCCAACCTTGAACCTTGATTGCCGACGTGATCCCTTTATTAATGATCTACTGGCTGACATACCCGATGTAGTGGCGAGCATGATAGTCGTGCCGTTTCGGATGACCGACGGCATAGTGAGTTATCTATATGTGGATCGGCTGACTAATGATGGGACTCTCAGGCCATTTGATCAGAAGACACTGAATTTTGCCGTTGGTTTTTCTGACTTGATCGCCTTCAAATGGGCCGAGATACTCAAGAACAAACTGCTTGAGGATAACCGGCGGCTCAAGGACCAGCTTCGAGAGCAGGCCGCATTTCCCAATATCATTACCCAGAACGAACAGATGCTGGAGATGCTATCCCAGGTGCGACAGGTCCTCAACTCCAATATTTCTATTACCATTGAGGGTGAAACCGGGACTGGTAAGGACTTGCTAGCCAGGGCTATCCACTATAACTCAATTCGGCGGGAGAAACGGTTTGTTTCGGTCAACTGCGCCGCGCTGCCCGAGACCCTGCTGGAATCAGAGTTGTTCGGTTTTGTACGGGGGGCGTTTACGGGCGCTGATCGTGATAAGTCCGGACTGTTTGAGGAAGCTGACGGCGGTACTTTCTTCCTTGATGAGATCGCCGACATGCCGCTCAGTGTTCAAGCAAAAATCCTGCGCGTTCTCGAATCGAAAGAGATTGTCCGTTTGGGAGATACCAAGCCGCGTAGCGTTGACGTGCGAATCGTCTCGGCAACCAATAAGGATCTGAAGACCCAGATGGACGCCGGGCTTTTCCGACAGGATTTGTACTACCGTCTTTCGGCTCTGAGTTTTCGACTGTCTCCATTACGTGAGCGTAAGGGTGATATACCTTTGTTGGTGGCTCATTTCCTCGAAGGGAGCAACAAACAAATAGATCCTTCTGTGATGAAGTTCCTGGTGGCGCATGATTGGCCCGGCAACATACGCGAACTCGATAACGAGATAAAGAAACTGATTCTGCTCGTCGGTGACAATGATGTCATTACACCTGAGGTAGTGTCACCCCAATTACGGTCGGCGACCGGATCAGTCGGTACCCAGTCAGGAACATCTGAAATTTCTTTGGACGAAGTCGAGTTTTCCTCCTCCTATTCTTTGTACGATTATTTGTCGGAATACGAACGCCGGTTCATCATCAGAGCGCTACGGGAGAAACGCGGTGTCAAGAAACACGCTGCCGCCATGCTCAATATCCCTGAGTCTACCCTGCGTCTGAAGATCAAACAGTACGGCATCGATCCCAAGCACCTCAGTCGTCTGCATTAG
- a CDS encoding ABC transporter permease has protein sequence MHYERILQVSYDSLFAHKLRTLLTMLGVIFGVGAVVAMLSIGEGAKREALEQIEILGINNVIVQAKVPDLGRSSDQGLARSPGLSLADGENIAEFTTMVANVVPQRFEPINTIYYGSSEASVRVVATVQDFTYSTSIEVEKGRFITDRDNRDFSQVCVLGAKARRALFVFEDPMGKEVRIGDLNFTVVGIMADKYIGRGKIEGFELKNLNEDVYIPFETALKKLDRKAAASSSGHFFVVGGSENEEKYNTPAIDQFTITVTDLKYVSAVTKLVESVLNRRHYGIDDYEIVVPESLLRQTEKTQQIFNMVMGAIAGISLLVGGIGIMNIMLATVLERTREIGVRRAVGATRQDIMRQFLIEAVVICLTGCGVGIILGVAIARGIAFYADWPTIVAPYSIILAVGVSTSVGVIFGLYPANKAAQQDVIEALRYE, from the coding sequence ATGCATTACGAACGAATCCTTCAAGTCTCTTATGATTCCCTGTTCGCACACAAGCTGCGGACACTGCTTACAATGCTGGGCGTGATCTTTGGAGTAGGGGCGGTAGTGGCTATGCTGTCTATTGGCGAAGGAGCCAAGCGCGAAGCTTTGGAACAAATCGAGATTCTCGGTATCAACAATGTGATCGTGCAGGCCAAAGTTCCCGACCTCGGTCGCAGTAGTGATCAAGGCCTGGCCCGGTCGCCGGGATTGTCATTAGCTGACGGAGAGAATATCGCTGAGTTCACAACAATGGTAGCCAATGTTGTACCTCAGCGGTTTGAACCGATCAACACCATCTATTATGGCTCCAGTGAAGCATCGGTCAGGGTTGTGGCGACCGTTCAGGACTTCACATACTCGACTTCGATTGAGGTAGAGAAGGGGCGCTTTATCACGGATCGTGACAATCGGGATTTCTCACAGGTCTGTGTTCTTGGAGCCAAAGCGCGCCGAGCGCTATTTGTCTTCGAAGACCCTATGGGGAAGGAAGTCCGTATCGGTGATCTAAATTTCACCGTGGTTGGAATAATGGCCGACAAGTACATCGGACGGGGCAAGATTGAGGGGTTCGAGTTGAAGAACCTCAACGAAGATGTGTATATCCCTTTTGAGACGGCTCTGAAGAAACTTGATCGTAAGGCGGCGGCAAGCTCTTCAGGACATTTCTTCGTTGTCGGCGGTTCGGAGAATGAAGAGAAATACAATACGCCAGCCATAGATCAATTCACTATTACGGTGACCGACCTCAAGTATGTTTCAGCCGTGACGAAGCTTGTGGAGAGTGTTCTCAATCGCCGTCACTATGGTATCGATGACTATGAAATTGTCGTGCCTGAATCACTACTGCGGCAAACCGAAAAAACTCAACAAATATTCAATATGGTGATGGGTGCCATCGCCGGTATTTCGCTGCTTGTCGGTGGGATTGGCATCATGAACATAATGTTGGCCACAGTGCTCGAAAGAACCCGTGAGATCGGAGTCCGAAGAGCAGTTGGGGCAACGCGTCAGGATATCATGCGCCAGTTTCTCATCGAGGCGGTGGTGATTTGCCTGACTGGTTGCGGAGTTGGTATTATTCTCGGTGTGGCCATTGCACGCGGCATTGCTTTCTATGCTGACTGGCCGACCATCGTGGCTCCTTACTCAATTATCCTTGCCGTAGGAGTCTCTACCAGTGTTGGAGTCATCTTTGGGCTCTATCCGGCTAACAAAGCGGCACAACAGGATGTTATTGAGGCGCTGCGTTATGAATAA
- a CDS encoding TolC family protein, producing the protein MRILISVLIIGFAAQMPTLSLARELTFDEAIDIAVNHSSRGQIIRGDREVAERTYFAKKVGFWVPEISIRGSIPGYEVNETYSYLPGTDTKTTGQRTTIDWESYINFDQNLITGGKLTFRAYLRRNDWVYPQLDRINDLLVTVDEDRNLGSFDLTLDQPILKPSEPKYELSNKKDDLEIARLTHQEDIATVKQEVAEAYFGVLQLTLHQQMAADRLESARLQTGIDSIKFAEEVLSEEAWLESVSARLDAELEQFDVESNLAAQRRELAILLDLESITDIEVSAPDVAAMIDSATAGRLLANTQAAIPVLKAHHEFRKADRAARYEASSRGLTGTLSANFGKEKGRVETSLQGTDDLNLNDWGINLQFNYPIWDGGVSGASVKAAELAAEKARIEYESAQKASHSEIENLINGIGVSLRKLQVLQQQINLARNRLNIALSRFEDGQISRIKYLEDSAEYLQAENSYYEELKNYLIDTFRLEGKFSS; encoded by the coding sequence ATGAGAATTTTGATCTCTGTCTTGATTATTGGATTCGCGGCTCAGATGCCGACCCTGTCGTTGGCGCGTGAGCTTACATTCGATGAAGCCATCGATATTGCGGTGAACCATTCCAGTCGTGGGCAGATAATCCGCGGCGATAGGGAAGTAGCAGAGCGCACCTATTTCGCTAAGAAAGTTGGTTTCTGGGTGCCTGAGATTTCCATTCGGGGCTCTATCCCCGGCTACGAAGTTAACGAGACATACTCATATCTACCGGGTACTGACACCAAAACGACCGGTCAGCGAACGACGATAGACTGGGAATCATATATTAATTTTGATCAGAACCTTATCACGGGCGGCAAACTGACCTTTAGAGCCTATCTTCGCCGCAATGACTGGGTATACCCGCAGCTGGACCGGATAAACGACTTGTTAGTCACCGTTGATGAAGATCGCAACCTCGGATCATTCGATCTGACGCTGGACCAACCGATCCTGAAGCCCTCGGAACCGAAGTACGAACTGAGCAACAAAAAGGATGATCTCGAAATCGCACGTTTGACTCACCAAGAGGATATCGCAACTGTGAAACAGGAGGTGGCTGAAGCATACTTTGGTGTGTTGCAATTGACTCTTCATCAGCAGATGGCTGCCGACCGATTGGAATCCGCCCGTCTTCAAACCGGTATTGACTCTATTAAGTTTGCTGAAGAAGTCCTCTCCGAGGAAGCCTGGCTGGAGTCTGTTTCGGCCCGGCTGGACGCCGAGTTAGAGCAGTTTGACGTTGAAAGTAATTTGGCCGCCCAGCGACGAGAACTCGCTATCTTGCTTGATCTTGAATCGATAACAGATATCGAAGTAAGCGCGCCTGATGTGGCGGCGATGATTGATAGCGCAACCGCAGGTCGTCTTCTGGCCAACACCCAGGCGGCCATCCCGGTTTTAAAGGCACATCACGAGTTCCGCAAAGCGGACAGAGCAGCTCGCTACGAGGCTTCTTCCAGAGGACTTACCGGGACGCTATCAGCCAATTTTGGCAAGGAAAAAGGCCGCGTTGAGACAAGCCTGCAGGGGACGGATGACCTTAACTTGAATGATTGGGGTATAAATCTTCAGTTCAATTATCCCATTTGGGATGGAGGTGTATCAGGAGCCTCCGTCAAAGCGGCCGAGTTGGCGGCTGAGAAGGCCCGAATCGAGTATGAGAGTGCACAGAAAGCCTCACATTCGGAAATCGAGAATTTAATCAACGGCATTGGCGTCTCATTGCGTAAACTCCAGGTCTTGCAACAGCAGATCAATTTGGCCAGAAACCGCCTGAATATCGCCCTCAGTCGGTTCGAGGACGGCCAGATATCAAGGATCAAGTATCTCGAAGACAGTGCCGAGTATCTTCAGGCAGAAAATAGCTATTATGAAGAATTGAAGAACTATCTTATTGACACCTTCCGTCTGGAAGGTAAATTCAGTTCTTAA
- a CDS encoding efflux RND transporter periplasmic adaptor subunit: MKKIVYIVVVLVVVLAGYIGVDAIFTKSYDIPTTFAHQGEFIIALNENGTVDATRAVTLSAPRIRGLQITWLAPEGTMVETGDPVIKFDASEQIADLADNQSTLKINTSALERAKNEYTIQEKQLKLDLEKARRNYDEQKHEAPRVAEESRMELELAELNFEAKLEQLTADVDKAEVEVDRAQDKVNLAQRELSQMTITATIPGLVVYLEIWKGGSMEKVQEGDSPWPGMGLINLPDLGEMMVKTTVSEVDANKVDTSQEVVVVLDAYPDVEFPGRVSSISTLARRKESGSKINVFDVEVTINNHDDRLKPGMSAASRIIVERLQDVVSVPLEAVFEKDGQTVVFFKGGKQTAVVVGQRNDRHIEVIKGLDGDEEICLVDPTLEEQGLPGDKATEPELNKGRTQTPQKQPGKRPSGRKRGK; encoded by the coding sequence GTGAAAAAAATCGTTTACATTGTTGTCGTGTTGGTTGTTGTTCTCGCCGGTTACATTGGCGTCGATGCTATCTTCACAAAATCCTATGATATTCCTACGACCTTTGCTCATCAGGGCGAGTTTATAATTGCCCTCAACGAAAATGGAACGGTCGATGCCACACGGGCAGTGACACTTTCGGCACCGCGTATCCGTGGCTTGCAGATTACGTGGCTGGCACCTGAGGGTACGATGGTGGAGACAGGGGATCCCGTGATCAAGTTTGATGCCTCCGAACAGATTGCGGATCTAGCCGATAACCAATCAACTCTCAAGATCAATACTTCTGCCCTTGAGCGAGCCAAGAATGAGTACACCATCCAGGAGAAACAACTCAAACTCGATTTGGAGAAAGCGCGTCGCAACTACGATGAGCAGAAGCACGAAGCTCCGCGTGTGGCAGAGGAATCGCGGATGGAGTTGGAATTGGCCGAGTTAAATTTTGAAGCCAAGCTTGAGCAACTCACAGCCGATGTGGACAAAGCCGAAGTGGAAGTCGACCGTGCGCAGGATAAGGTAAATCTGGCACAGCGTGAACTTTCACAAATGACTATCACCGCAACTATCCCCGGCCTTGTGGTTTATCTGGAGATATGGAAGGGGGGTAGTATGGAGAAAGTTCAGGAGGGTGATTCTCCGTGGCCCGGGATGGGATTGATAAATCTCCCCGACCTGGGGGAGATGATGGTCAAGACAACCGTTTCAGAAGTCGACGCCAACAAAGTCGATACCAGTCAGGAAGTGGTCGTGGTGCTTGATGCCTACCCGGATGTTGAGTTCCCCGGTCGTGTGTCCTCTATCAGTACGCTGGCGCGTCGCAAAGAATCTGGTTCCAAGATCAATGTCTTTGATGTCGAGGTTACAATCAATAATCACGATGACCGGCTCAAACCCGGTATGTCTGCCGCTAGCCGAATTATCGTTGAGCGACTTCAAGATGTTGTGTCGGTACCGCTGGAGGCGGTGTTTGAAAAGGATGGACAGACAGTCGTATTCTTCAAGGGTGGCAAGCAAACCGCTGTCGTCGTAGGGCAACGCAACGACAGGCATATCGAAGTGATCAAAGGATTAGATGGCGACGAAGAAATCTGCCTGGTCGATCCCACTCTGGAAGAACAGGGCTTACCAGGTGACAAGGCCACCGAACCCGAACTCAACAAAGGGCGGACACAGACGCCGCAGAAGCAACCCGGAAAACGACCCAGCGGAAGAAAACGCGGCAAATAG
- a CDS encoding lysophospholipid acyltransferase family protein, translating into MSHNLEYAATLVGVKLAQALSPPMADRLGAGLGSLVHMLAGSRRRIAHDNISQALGNEFTRAEIDEIVYNVFRNIGRTLVEFSRFRKTGRQGVLDIVVGDGEDNIREALGKGRGGIITTAHFGCWEMLGAWFGCRGYEMDFLVGTQHNAKVDDLFVDFRRSMGVGIIPLKSSIRGIYKALRANHLVGLVADQHTGNGLPIDFFGRKAAAAKGPATFAVKIGSPVLPLLMRRESFDRHVVMAGKPLYPSKDADPAQEVDRITIECNRFFEKGIYAYPDQWMWTHRRWKL; encoded by the coding sequence GTGAGTCATAACCTGGAATACGCCGCCACGTTGGTGGGGGTAAAACTGGCTCAAGCTCTGTCACCACCAATGGCGGACCGTCTCGGTGCTGGGCTGGGTTCATTGGTTCATATGTTGGCAGGTTCACGTCGTCGGATCGCGCACGACAATATAAGTCAGGCGCTGGGTAATGAGTTCACTCGGGCCGAGATTGACGAAATCGTGTACAACGTCTTCCGAAATATCGGTCGAACACTGGTTGAGTTCTCGCGTTTCCGAAAAACCGGTCGGCAGGGTGTGCTTGATATTGTTGTAGGCGATGGCGAGGATAACATTCGCGAAGCCCTTGGGAAGGGACGTGGTGGTATCATCACAACTGCGCATTTTGGCTGTTGGGAGATGCTTGGTGCCTGGTTTGGCTGTCGAGGGTACGAGATGGATTTTCTTGTGGGTACCCAACACAACGCAAAGGTCGATGATCTCTTTGTCGATTTCCGGCGTTCTATGGGTGTTGGAATCATTCCGTTAAAGTCGAGTATTCGCGGCATCTACAAGGCTCTTCGCGCCAATCATCTGGTGGGTCTGGTGGCCGATCAGCACACCGGTAACGGTCTGCCCATCGATTTCTTTGGACGGAAAGCGGCGGCGGCGAAAGGTCCTGCTACGTTTGCGGTCAAGATTGGTAGCCCGGTATTACCTTTGCTAATGCGACGCGAGTCTTTCGATCGACACGTTGTGATGGCCGGCAAACCACTCTATCCGTCGAAAGATGCTGATCCGGCACAGGAAGTAGATCGAATTACAATTGAATGCAATCGGTTTTTCGAAAAGGGCATTTATGCCTATCCGGATCAATGGATGTGGACCCATCGGCGTTGGAAGTTGTAA
- the waaF gene encoding lipopolysaccharide heptosyltransferase II, which translates to MAQNIIIRTPNHLGDCIMALPMINETAEVYPGATVTLLTPQHLADLFRPNPAIDGIIELPPEHVHGLISVYKIRDLIGPLEFDLGLILPPSFGAAAGFKLGRVKERIGYIADGRRLLLTKPLPLVEPIHATHRSELYFDLLRRGAGANIDYTPPKLLLNDKDMEQAAILLQRFGLAEDVPFAAIAFRAVAESRRWGRDNYVELIKRLITQYELKVVLIGSTVDHEEGNAIAEATSTKEVVNLAGKTDLREVAAILAGCAVFVGNDSGPAHLAAAVEAPIVVLSGADDPRSTTPLSPLKRLVFREELDCISCVKNRCPLKDSMQMQCMTGISLDRVMMEVDHILGK; encoded by the coding sequence ATGGCTCAGAATATTATCATTCGTACTCCCAATCATCTCGGTGATTGTATTATGGCTCTGCCAATGATCAACGAGACTGCTGAAGTCTATCCGGGAGCAACCGTTACCCTGCTGACACCGCAGCATCTGGCCGATCTGTTTCGGCCAAACCCTGCCATTGACGGTATTATAGAGCTTCCCCCCGAGCATGTTCATGGGTTGATATCGGTCTATAAAATCCGAGACCTGATCGGCCCCCTGGAGTTTGACCTGGGGCTTATCCTGCCTCCATCGTTTGGTGCTGCCGCCGGATTCAAGCTGGGCCGCGTAAAAGAGCGGATTGGCTATATAGCTGACGGCCGACGCCTTCTGCTGACCAAACCCTTGCCATTGGTGGAGCCTATTCACGCCACGCATCGCAGTGAACTGTATTTTGATTTGCTGCGTCGCGGAGCCGGGGCGAATATTGACTATACACCACCGAAACTCTTGCTCAATGATAAGGACATGGAGCAGGCGGCAATCCTATTACAACGCTTTGGTCTTGCAGAGGATGTTCCTTTCGCTGCTATCGCTTTTCGAGCTGTGGCCGAATCGAGGCGATGGGGTCGTGATAACTACGTCGAACTGATCAAGCGACTGATTACTCAGTATGAGTTGAAGGTTGTCCTTATCGGATCGACTGTCGATCACGAGGAAGGTAATGCCATTGCCGAAGCTACTTCCACTAAGGAAGTGGTGAATCTGGCTGGCAAGACTGACCTGCGAGAGGTAGCCGCAATTCTCGCAGGTTGCGCTGTGTTTGTTGGCAATGATTCCGGACCCGCCCATCTGGCGGCAGCAGTTGAAGCGCCAATAGTGGTTCTTTCCGGAGCCGACGATCCGCGGTCAACAACCCCCCTCTCTCCACTCAAGCGGCTTGTCTTTCGCGAAGAACTCGATTGCATCAGTTGTGTGAAAAACAGGTGTCCGCTTAAGGATAGCATGCAAATGCAGTGTATGACAGGAATTAGTCTTGATCGAGTGATGATGGAAGTCGACCATATTCTGGGCAAGTAG